In Moorella sp. Hama-1, a single genomic region encodes these proteins:
- a CDS encoding plasmid pRiA4b ORF-3 family protein — MVNGSALANENIYQIKVTLKRIKPPIWRRVQVPGGITLAKLHKILQVVMGWYNRHLYQFTINGSHYGEPDDEFLVEVRNARRQKLKDVVNQEKQRFIYEYDFGDGWEHEIVVEKILPPEPGKRYPVCLKGKRACPPEDCGGPWGYASLLHILQHPGHPEYEDMRAWAGEDFDPEDFDLEFVNQELKTIK; from the coding sequence ATGGTCAACGGTAGTGCTCTTGCTAATGAAAATATTTATCAAATTAAGGTGACCTTGAAAAGGATTAAACCGCCAATCTGGCGCCGGGTACAGGTGCCCGGCGGCATTACCCTCGCCAAGCTGCATAAAATCCTGCAGGTAGTTATGGGCTGGTATAATCGTCACCTCTACCAGTTTACAATCAATGGAAGCCATTATGGTGAACCGGATGATGAATTTTTAGTGGAAGTAAGAAATGCCCGGCGGCAAAAGCTAAAAGACGTGGTCAACCAGGAGAAGCAAAGATTTATTTACGAGTACGATTTCGGTGACGGCTGGGAGCATGAAATTGTCGTTGAAAAGATTCTTCCGCCGGAGCCAGGGAAGCGCTACCCTGTATGCCTGAAAGGCAAACGCGCCTGCCCGCCTGAAGATTGCGGCGGTCCCTGGGGCTATGCCAGTTTGTTACATATTCTCCAGCATCCCGGGCATCCGGAATATGAAGATATGCGGGCCTGGGCAGGAGAAGATTTCGATCCCGAAGACTTCGATTTGGAGTTCGTAAACCAGGAGTTAAAAACCATCAAGTAA
- a CDS encoding SWIM zinc finger family protein, producing MDEKDMITGLTEAYIRQLAGEQSFKRGMNYYTMGAIREPFRQEAQLWGKCYGSQDEPYRVKVVLGENGIREASCTCPRGGFCKHIVALLLTYIHEPGAFHDINSLEAMLASFSKEDLIALIGNMVQREPSLLALVERMVAMPPGSSVDIALVRREVGRALRHEDPSDIEADLRALLSMAENLAQKGDWLGAGTVYREVLDALAASYDDELQGMDYDGAIAAIAGDCVDGLSECLDEGDYDSATRQAWLATLMAAELADIKLGGIDFAPGAFDIIIEQATEEEWPLLEERVRELIPESDDWERERLVNILAAWRVNYGRHDEACRIIRELGTVKQQMFLLVREGKPGEAVALAKEHFTKKPGIIINLARALADAGAAEYGVAFLTQLANSEESHPGYLEWLAEHYRQNGDLEAALKWQRAVFLQSPAVKSYEVLREVGARLGVWEEVRTGVLKELEDKNNYGKLIEIALHENDVTRALELLPRAQRGGWHDYRAEVARAAEEKQPLDAIALYQEMVKTAIGWRQRKTYRRAAEFLRRIKGLYGRLGYRGEWEKYLAALRKEYARLPALQDEFNKAGL from the coding sequence ATGGACGAGAAAGACATGATAACCGGTTTAACAGAGGCATATATCCGCCAGTTGGCAGGCGAGCAAAGTTTTAAGCGCGGGATGAATTACTACACCATGGGAGCCATCCGGGAGCCCTTCCGGCAGGAGGCGCAACTATGGGGGAAGTGTTACGGGTCCCAGGATGAACCATACAGGGTAAAAGTTGTGTTAGGGGAAAACGGCATCCGCGAAGCCTCCTGCACCTGCCCCCGGGGCGGGTTCTGTAAACACATCGTAGCCCTTTTGCTTACATATATTCACGAACCCGGGGCCTTCCACGACATAAACTCGCTGGAGGCCATGCTTGCCTCTTTCAGCAAGGAAGATCTTATAGCTCTGATCGGGAACATGGTGCAGCGGGAGCCCTCATTGCTGGCGCTGGTGGAGAGAATGGTTGCTATGCCACCCGGGTCTTCTGTAGATATTGCTTTGGTACGCCGCGAAGTGGGGCGGGCCCTGCGCCACGAGGACCCTTCCGACATTGAGGCAGACCTGCGGGCTTTATTGAGCATGGCGGAAAACCTGGCTCAAAAAGGAGACTGGCTGGGGGCAGGCACGGTTTACCGGGAGGTACTGGACGCCCTGGCGGCCAGCTACGATGATGAGTTGCAGGGGATGGATTATGATGGAGCCATTGCTGCTATTGCTGGTGATTGCGTGGATGGGTTGAGCGAATGCCTGGACGAAGGCGATTACGACAGCGCCACACGGCAGGCCTGGTTGGCGACCCTTATGGCAGCGGAACTGGCGGATATCAAGCTGGGGGGCATAGACTTTGCGCCTGGCGCCTTCGATATCATTATCGAGCAAGCTACTGAAGAAGAATGGCCGCTCCTGGAGGAACGCGTTCGTGAACTTATACCGGAAAGCGATGATTGGGAGAGGGAGAGGCTGGTAAACATCCTGGCAGCCTGGCGGGTAAATTACGGTCGGCACGATGAAGCCTGCCGGATTATCCGCGAACTGGGCACGGTAAAGCAACAGATGTTTCTCCTGGTAAGGGAGGGGAAACCAGGAGAAGCGGTAGCCCTGGCAAAGGAGCACTTTACAAAAAAGCCCGGCATAATAATCAACCTGGCTCGGGCGCTGGCAGATGCCGGTGCGGCGGAATATGGCGTTGCCTTTTTAACACAACTGGCAAATTCGGAAGAATCCCATCCAGGCTACCTGGAATGGCTGGCTGAGCATTACCGTCAAAATGGCGACCTGGAAGCGGCATTAAAATGGCAGCGTGCGGTATTTCTGCAAAGCCCGGCAGTAAAATCGTACGAAGTTTTACGTGAAGTAGGCGCAAGGCTCGGTGTTTGGGAAGAGGTGCGAACCGGGGTACTTAAAGAGCTGGAAGATAAAAATAACTATGGAAAGCTTATTGAGATTGCCCTGCACGAGAATGACGTGACGCGGGCGCTGGAGCTTTTACCCCGGGCGCAACGCGGCGGTTGGCATGATTACAGGGCGGAAGTGGCCAGGGCCGCCGAGGAGAAACAGCCCCTGGATGCCATAGCGCTATATCAAGAAATGGTAAAGACGGCTATCGGCTGGCGCCAGCGCAAAACCTATCGCCGGGCAGCGGAATTTTTGCGCCGCATAAAGGGCCTCTATGGACGCCTGGGTTATCGCGGGGAATGGGAAAAATACCTGGCTGCTCTGCGAAAAGAATATGCCCGTTTGCCGGCTCTGCAAGATGAATTTAATAAGGCAGGTTTGTAA
- a CDS encoding DUF4351 domain-containing protein: protein MLLRAEIFAGLVYDRQVIELIFREVEQMLNIEESAGYQRIFEKGLIKGRQEGWQEGRQEGRQEGRQESLVDVAIRLLSKKFRRLPREYVARIKEQDAYVLQQVIDNIFDINDLSELEDYLQ, encoded by the coding sequence GTGCTCCTGCGGGCGGAGATATTCGCCGGCCTGGTTTACGACCGGCAGGTGATCGAGCTTATTTTCCGGGAGGTGGAACAAATGCTAAATATCGAAGAGTCCGCCGGTTACCAGAGGATATTTGAAAAGGGCCTGATAAAGGGCCGGCAGGAGGGTTGGCAAGAAGGCCGGCAGGAGGGCCGGCAGGAGGGCCGGCAGGAGTCTCTGGTAGACGTAGCCATCAGGCTCTTGAGCAAAAAGTTCCGCAGGCTTCCCAGGGAGTATGTGGCCAGGATTAAGGAGCAGGACGCGTACGTACTACAGCAGGTGATCGACAACATCTTCGACATCAACGACCTGTCTGAATTGGAAGACTACCTGCAGTAA
- a CDS encoding zinc-dependent alcohol dehydrogenase family protein: protein MRAMLLESPGPIAEAPLKMVDRPLPEPGPGEVLIRVKACGVCHTDLHTVEGELPLPHLPLIPGHQVVGIIASEGQGAGTGMERQLPGPEGLAPGQRVGVPWLHWACGRCEFCRQGLENLCPDAKFTGLDVNGGYAEYMVAPADFVLPLPEEFSDYEVAPLLCAGIIGYRSLRVASLVPGERLALFGFGASAHLALQVARYWGCEVFVFTRSREHQQLALTLGARWAGRAGEEAPALADRAITFAPVGSLIPYTLQAVRPGGTVAINAIHLDCIPEFSYDFLYGERSLKSVTNLTREDGREFLALAAKIPIRVATEIYPLEEANQVLQSLKAGKIQGAAVLEVA from the coding sequence ATGCGCGCGATGTTATTAGAAAGCCCGGGACCCATCGCTGAAGCCCCCCTGAAAATGGTTGACCGGCCCCTACCTGAACCGGGGCCGGGGGAGGTTCTGATCAGGGTTAAGGCCTGCGGGGTCTGCCATACCGATTTACATACAGTTGAAGGGGAGCTGCCCTTACCCCATTTACCCTTGATACCGGGGCATCAGGTAGTGGGTATAATTGCAAGCGAGGGGCAGGGGGCCGGCACCGGGATGGAGAGGCAGCTGCCCGGCCCGGAGGGGCTTGCTCCCGGGCAGCGGGTCGGCGTTCCCTGGCTGCACTGGGCCTGCGGCCGGTGTGAGTTCTGCCGCCAGGGGTTGGAAAACCTGTGCCCAGATGCTAAATTTACCGGCCTGGACGTCAACGGCGGTTACGCCGAATACATGGTGGCGCCGGCGGATTTTGTGTTACCCCTGCCGGAGGAGTTTAGCGACTATGAGGTAGCGCCCTTGCTTTGCGCCGGGATTATCGGCTACCGCTCCCTGCGCGTTGCCAGCCTGGTCCCCGGCGAGAGGCTGGCCCTCTTTGGTTTCGGCGCCTCCGCCCATCTGGCTTTGCAGGTAGCCCGGTACTGGGGTTGCGAGGTCTTTGTCTTCACCCGTAGCCGGGAACACCAGCAATTGGCTTTAACTTTAGGGGCGCGTTGGGCCGGCCGGGCGGGGGAAGAAGCCCCGGCTTTAGCCGACCGGGCTATTACCTTCGCGCCGGTCGGGAGCTTGATCCCTTACACCCTGCAGGCCGTTCGCCCGGGGGGTACCGTGGCCATTAACGCCATCCACCTGGACTGTATCCCGGAGTTCAGCTATGACTTTCTCTACGGCGAACGTTCCCTGAAAAGTGTCACCAACCTTACCCGGGAGGATGGGCGGGAATTCCTCGCCCTGGCGGCCAAAATTCCTATTCGCGTTGCTACAGAAATTTATCCCCTGGAGGAGGCTAACCAGGTTCTGCAAAGCTTAAAAGCCGGGAAGATTCAAGGCGCCGCAGTGCTAGAGGTAGCCTGA
- a CDS encoding toxin-antitoxin system TumE family protein produces the protein MKQYYTSALDKYKTIIAAIEDFTTLTRRNRTIISGRIYFIDGSFLEIYDRWHDDKLERYNYYWLDGNTVIMGWDNKEHHREIATFPHHKHTKHKNVVLCSYENTLADVLAVINNHLHGE, from the coding sequence ATGAAGCAATATTATACGAGTGCGCTGGACAAATATAAAACTATTATTGCAGCCATTGAAGATTTTACTACACTAACACGCCGGAACCGTACCATTATTTCCGGCAGGATTTATTTTATTGATGGCTCTTTTTTAGAAATTTATGATCGCTGGCACGACGATAAACTGGAACGTTATAATTACTACTGGCTGGATGGAAATACTGTTATTATGGGCTGGGATAATAAGGAACACCATAGGGAAATAGCCACGTTTCCCCATCATAAACATACAAAGCACAAAAATGTAGTACTTTGCTCTTACGAAAACACTTTGGCTGATGTTTTAGCTGTGATTAATAATCATCTACATGGCGAGTAG
- a CDS encoding alcohol dehydrogenase catalytic domain-containing protein, which yields MGIVAGGGQGSGNGIEGQLPGPERLHPGQRVGILWLHWACGRCEFCRQGLENLCPDAKFIVVARAHFCSWQGEGEG from the coding sequence GTGGGTATAGTTGCAGGCGGGGGGCAGGGTTCTGGCAACGGGATAGAGGGGCAGCTTCCCGGCCCGGAGAGGCTTCATCCCGGGCAGCGGGTCGGCATTCTCTGGCTGCACTGGGCCTGCGGCCGGTGTGAGTTCTGCCGCCAGGGGTTGGAAAACCTGTGCCCGGATGCCAAATTTATCGTAGTGGCAAGAGCGCATTTTTGTAGCTGGCAGGGAGAGGGAGAAGGCTGA
- a CDS encoding plasmid pRiA4b ORF-3 family protein: MVNDSINANETIYQLKVTLKRIKPPIWRRIQVPGSITLHKLHEILQIVMGWQNYHLYQFTIDGSYYGELDDEFSMDVEDASEYKLKDVVTGEKERFIYEYDLGDGWEHEIIVEKILPLEPDKHYPVCLKGKRACPPEDCGGPWGYYDLVTILQNPDHPEYNDRRTWAGDFDPEDFDLEFINKELITIM; the protein is encoded by the coding sequence ATGGTCAACGATAGTATTAATGCTAATGAAACTATTTATCAACTTAAGGTTACCTTGAAAAGGATTAAGCCGCCAATCTGGCGTCGGATACAGGTGCCCGGCAGCATTACCCTTCACAAGCTGCACGAAATCCTGCAGATAGTTATGGGCTGGCAGAATTATCATCTTTACCAGTTTACTATTGATGGCAGCTATTATGGCGAACTGGATGATGAGTTTTCTATGGACGTTGAAGACGCTTCGGAGTATAAGTTAAAAGACGTGGTCACCGGGGAGAAGGAAAGGTTTATTTACGAGTATGATCTCGGCGACGGCTGGGAACACGAAATTATTGTAGAAAAGATTCTGCCGTTAGAACCAGATAAGCACTATCCTGTATGCTTGAAGGGTAAACGCGCTTGCCCACCTGAAGATTGTGGTGGTCCCTGGGGCTATTACGATTTGGTGACTATCCTTCAGAATCCAGACCATCCTGAATATAACGATAGGCGAACCTGGGCAGGAGATTTCGATCCCGAGGATTTCGATTTGGAGTTCATAAACAAGGAGTTGATAACTATTATGTAA
- the thiS gene encoding sulfur carrier protein ThiS, with protein MQIILNGREEDVPDGITVERLLNTKSITSAAVVVAVNSEVVAREAWHDFVIKEKDQVEVIRIVGGG; from the coding sequence GTGCAAATCATTTTAAACGGCCGGGAGGAAGACGTACCTGATGGCATAACCGTGGAGCGGTTATTAAACACCAAAAGTATTACCTCCGCCGCCGTCGTAGTGGCGGTGAATTCTGAGGTTGTAGCTAGGGAGGCCTGGCACGATTTTGTAATCAAGGAGAAGGACCAGGTGGAGGTAATTAGAATCGTCGGCGGTGGGTAA
- a CDS encoding thiazole synthase, producing the protein MADKLVIGGKELTSRLFIGTGKFASHEVMGRAVSQSGAQVVTVALRRVDLDNPGESELSYIPASCTLMPNTSGARTAEEAVKIARIARAAGCGNWVKIEVVADQRYLLPDNFETVKATEILAREGFVVLPYMNPDLMVAKQLRDAGAAAVMPLGAPIGSNRGLKTREMIRILIEEIDLPIIVDAGIGRPSEAAEAMEMGAAAVLVNTAIATARDPVAMARAFAQAVEAGRAAYLAGLAPARDTAEASSPLTGFLV; encoded by the coding sequence ATGGCAGATAAATTGGTTATCGGCGGTAAGGAATTAACCAGCAGGCTGTTTATCGGCACCGGCAAGTTCGCCAGCCACGAGGTAATGGGGCGGGCTGTGAGCCAGTCCGGTGCCCAGGTGGTTACGGTGGCCCTGCGCCGGGTCGACCTGGATAACCCCGGGGAAAGCGAGCTGTCTTATATCCCCGCGAGTTGCACCCTGATGCCCAATACCTCCGGCGCCAGGACCGCTGAAGAAGCGGTAAAGATCGCCAGGATCGCCCGGGCCGCCGGCTGTGGCAATTGGGTGAAGATCGAGGTGGTGGCCGATCAGCGCTACCTCCTACCGGATAACTTCGAAACGGTGAAAGCCACCGAGATCCTGGCCCGGGAGGGCTTTGTAGTACTACCCTATATGAACCCGGATCTCATGGTAGCCAAACAGTTGCGCGATGCCGGGGCGGCGGCCGTCATGCCCCTGGGTGCCCCCATCGGCTCCAACCGGGGTTTGAAGACGCGGGAGATGATCCGCATTTTAATAGAAGAGATCGACCTGCCTATTATCGTGGACGCCGGCATCGGCCGGCCCTCTGAGGCGGCAGAGGCCATGGAGATGGGGGCGGCAGCGGTGCTGGTGAATACGGCTATAGCCACGGCCCGCGACCCGGTGGCCATGGCCCGGGCCTTCGCCCAGGCGGTCGAGGCCGGCAGGGCGGCCTACCTGGCGGGCCTGGCGCCGGCCCGGGATACGGCCGAGGCCTCGTCACCCCTGACAGGATTTTTGGTTTGA
- the thiH gene encoding 2-iminoacetate synthase ThiH, which yields MSFYNDVYQQYAEFDFAGFLGSRTPADVREVLAKEHLQPADYLTLLAPAAAGFLEEMAQKAHTLTLKNFGRVIFLFTPLYLSDFCVNRCAYCSFNAGNKFARTKLTLEQVEEEARAIAATGMRDILILTGESRQHNPVAYIKDCVGILKKHFASVCIEVYPLDEEEYRELVAAGVDGLTMFQEVYDPRVYARYHRGPKSNYHYRLDAPERSCRAGMRTVGVGALLGLAGWRREAFFTGLHAAYLQRKFWDVQVSISLPRLRPSIGGFQPEHPVDDKSFVQILLAHRLFLPRAGITISTRESPAFRDNILPLGVTKMSAGSSTRVGGYAHPDGAAPQFEISDPRSVMEIQQLLLKKGYQPVFEDWQQWDSLEKQLCS from the coding sequence ATGAGCTTTTATAATGACGTCTACCAGCAGTATGCGGAATTTGATTTTGCGGGCTTCCTTGGCAGTAGGACGCCTGCCGATGTCCGGGAGGTCCTGGCCAAGGAACACCTCCAGCCGGCTGATTACTTGACCCTCCTGGCACCTGCAGCCGCAGGCTTCCTGGAGGAGATGGCCCAGAAGGCCCACACCTTAACCCTGAAGAACTTCGGCCGGGTTATCTTTCTTTTTACACCTTTGTACCTCTCGGACTTTTGCGTGAACCGTTGCGCTTACTGCAGCTTCAATGCCGGCAACAAGTTCGCCCGGACCAAGCTCACCCTGGAGCAGGTCGAGGAAGAAGCCCGGGCTATCGCCGCTACAGGGATGCGGGACATCCTCATCCTCACCGGGGAATCGCGCCAGCACAACCCGGTGGCCTATATTAAGGATTGTGTAGGTATCTTAAAAAAGCATTTCGCCAGCGTTTGTATAGAGGTCTACCCCCTTGATGAAGAAGAGTACCGGGAACTGGTGGCAGCCGGGGTGGACGGCCTGACCATGTTTCAAGAAGTCTACGACCCCCGGGTCTATGCCCGCTACCACCGCGGTCCCAAGAGCAATTACCACTACCGGTTGGACGCCCCGGAAAGGAGCTGCCGCGCGGGCATGCGGACCGTGGGGGTAGGGGCCCTCCTGGGTCTAGCCGGCTGGCGTCGGGAAGCCTTCTTTACAGGTCTGCACGCCGCTTATTTGCAGCGTAAGTTTTGGGACGTCCAGGTCAGCATTTCCTTACCCCGCCTGCGGCCCAGTATCGGCGGCTTTCAACCGGAACACCCGGTGGATGATAAGAGCTTTGTCCAGATCCTCCTGGCTCACCGGCTGTTCTTGCCCCGGGCCGGCATTACCATTTCTACCAGGGAAAGCCCGGCGTTCCGGGATAATATCCTGCCCCTGGGGGTCACGAAAATGTCGGCAGGCTCTTCTACCAGGGTGGGGGGCTATGCCCACCCCGACGGCGCAGCGCCCCAGTTTGAAATCTCCGACCCGCGCAGTGTCATGGAGATCCAACAGCTCCTGCTTAAAAAGGGTTACCAGCCGGTCTTTGAAGACTGGCAGCAGTGGGACAGCCTGGAGAAACAGCTGTGTTCCTGA
- a CDS encoding DUF433 domain-containing protein: MIPAKFWFYLKDNLKNNSFERIVINPKIVTGKPVIKGTRLTVQYILGLLAQGERIEDILKEYEGLTGDDIFACLLFAMEALESTTFIPLNVEVV; this comes from the coding sequence ATGATACCGGCGAAATTCTGGTTTTACCTTAAGGACAACTTAAAAAACAACTCCTTCGAACGCATCGTAATTAACCCTAAAATAGTGACGGGCAAGCCGGTTATTAAGGGCACCCGATTAACGGTACAGTATATATTAGGATTGCTGGCGCAGGGTGAAAGAATAGAGGATATCTTAAAGGAATACGAGGGTTTAACAGGGGATGATATTTTTGCCTGTCTGTTGTTCGCAATGGAAGCATTAGAAAGCACCACCTTTATCCCCTTGAATGTAGAGGTGGTATAA
- a CDS encoding Wzz/FepE/Etk N-terminal domain-containing protein: MNVPPTETAPLYDDEIDLRELLLVLWHQRVLIAVVTLIAVVAAALASLALPKVYRVEALIQMERLDNKQSVQSEGKEILESRALLTAALNQLAVQADPLTFKATGQPVKDTDYLQFSLEGRDPAQLTKVADKMVALFLDQRNKIYKERRAPLDENLHKITADLQQSGADKGKIDELITSLQKAPLSEVEQKLYALQLAQMQDLQAQEKVGLMQQYIALQDKLAAMQPAKIVDGFSEPVKVKPRLALNVAVAFILGLMVGVFLAFSRNWLAGFPPNAKV, translated from the coding sequence ATGAATGTCCCACCTACCGAAACAGCACCGCTATATGACGACGAAATAGATCTGCGGGAGCTCTTATTAGTTCTCTGGCACCAGCGGGTGCTGATTGCTGTTGTTACTTTAATTGCCGTGGTGGCTGCCGCCCTGGCGAGCCTGGCGCTGCCCAAGGTTTACCGGGTGGAGGCCTTGATACAGATGGAGCGGTTAGATAATAAGCAGTCCGTGCAGAGTGAAGGCAAAGAGATACTGGAGAGCCGGGCGCTGTTAACCGCGGCCCTGAACCAGCTGGCCGTCCAGGCCGACCCCCTCACTTTTAAAGCCACCGGACAGCCGGTCAAAGATACCGATTACCTGCAGTTTTCCCTGGAAGGTCGCGATCCTGCCCAGCTAACAAAGGTGGCCGATAAGATGGTAGCCCTCTTTCTTGATCAGCGCAATAAGATTTACAAAGAGCGCCGGGCGCCCCTGGACGAAAACCTACATAAGATAACCGCTGACCTGCAACAATCCGGGGCAGATAAGGGTAAGATTGACGAGTTAATCACCAGCTTGCAGAAGGCCCCCTTGAGCGAAGTCGAGCAGAAGCTCTACGCCCTGCAGCTCGCCCAGATGCAGGATCTCCAGGCCCAGGAGAAGGTAGGCTTAATGCAGCAATATATCGCCCTGCAGGATAAGCTGGCGGCCATGCAGCCGGCCAAGATCGTCGATGGTTTCAGCGAACCCGTGAAGGTAAAGCCCCGTTTGGCCCTCAACGTAGCCGTCGCCTTTATCCTGGGCCTGATGGTGGGCGTTTTTCTGGCCTTCAGCCGTAACTGGCTGGCCGGGTTTCCGCCTAACGCTAAAGTCTAA
- a CDS encoding VanW family protein has protein sequence MLRVFTYLVVATGLFLSFFMPRPARAAGPVAAWEDPDTQRAMIAVRDFSTVLGGRVDWEEATRTVTIQVYGRPALHLDLNNGTLAGKPLKPRPLIKDGVTYAPLRVIAEALGARVEWREDGIHVYTPAGKPVDITFIHRLGQYTITFPAKEAGGPGLHNARLAGRYLNGAIVAPGEVLSFNNTVGPRTAAKGFVPGIIFMGDDKIPEIGGGVCRTATLLHNAVLAAGLEVVERHRHGQPVTYVPPGYDATVYYGILDYRFRNNRPVPIKLEFNSWGSSISMAVWELG, from the coding sequence TTGCTGCGTGTCTTTACTTATCTGGTGGTAGCCACCGGTTTATTTTTGTCCTTTTTTATGCCCCGGCCGGCCCGGGCCGCCGGGCCGGTAGCAGCCTGGGAGGACCCGGACACCCAGCGGGCCATGATTGCCGTCCGGGACTTCAGTACCGTCCTGGGCGGCAGGGTTGATTGGGAAGAGGCTACCCGGACGGTGACCATCCAGGTCTACGGCCGGCCGGCCCTGCACCTGGATCTAAATAACGGTACCCTGGCCGGTAAACCCCTGAAACCCCGGCCCCTGATTAAAGACGGGGTGACCTACGCCCCCCTGCGCGTGATCGCGGAAGCCCTGGGGGCCAGGGTGGAGTGGCGCGAGGATGGAATCCATGTTTACACGCCGGCCGGCAAACCGGTAGATATAACTTTTATTCATAGGTTGGGCCAGTATACCATTACTTTTCCAGCGAAAGAGGCCGGGGGTCCCGGGCTCCATAACGCCCGCCTGGCCGGCCGGTATTTAAACGGTGCCATCGTGGCGCCAGGGGAGGTTCTATCCTTTAATAATACCGTGGGGCCCCGTACCGCTGCGAAGGGTTTTGTACCCGGCATTATATTTATGGGGGATGATAAAATACCGGAGATCGGCGGCGGTGTCTGCCGGACGGCAACTTTACTCCACAACGCCGTTCTGGCGGCCGGCCTGGAAGTGGTGGAGCGGCACCGCCACGGTCAACCGGTGACCTATGTGCCGCCGGGCTATGACGCCACCGTTTATTACGGCATCCTGGACTACCGCTTCCGCAATAACCGGCCTGTGCCCATCAAGCTGGAGTTTAACAGCTGGGGGTCCAGCATCTCCATGGCCGTCTGGGAGCTGGGTTAG
- a CDS encoding DUF6364 family protein — translation MEYQNVTLSLPKETVRRAKHIAIERGTSLSGFLAKLLEEATRREESYRGAKKRHLHMLRESDLGTQGRLSWRRGDLHERRP, via the coding sequence GTGGAGTATCAAAATGTGACTCTCTCTTTGCCCAAGGAGACCGTGCGCCGGGCCAAACATATTGCCATTGAACGAGGAACCTCCCTTTCCGGGTTCCTGGCAAAATTGTTGGAGGAAGCGACCCGCCGGGAAGAATCTTACCGCGGGGCTAAAAAACGGCATCTACACATGTTAAGGGAATCCGATCTGGGGACGCAGGGCCGGTTGAGCTGGCGCAGGGGCGATTTACATGAGCGCCGGCCTTGA
- a CDS encoding PIN domain-containing protein — MSAGLERQFVDTNILVYAHDLSAGNKNVQAGRLLEELWETGQGCLSIQVLQEFYVTVTRKVPRPLAVAKATQIIADLGCWHVHTPDVADILRAIDIQQENKISFWDALILRSALALECKVVWSEDLNCGQIYGEVKVLNPFVDFGCATGEEK; from the coding sequence ATGAGCGCCGGCCTTGAACGGCAATTTGTGGATACCAATATCCTTGTCTACGCCCACGATCTCTCAGCCGGAAATAAAAATGTCCAGGCCGGGAGGCTCTTGGAGGAACTTTGGGAAACGGGTCAGGGATGTCTGAGCATTCAAGTCCTGCAGGAGTTTTATGTAACGGTAACCCGAAAAGTCCCCCGGCCCCTGGCTGTGGCCAAGGCTACCCAGATCATTGCCGATCTGGGATGCTGGCATGTCCACACTCCGGATGTAGCCGATATTTTAAGGGCCATTGATATACAACAAGAAAATAAGATTTCTTTTTGGGATGCGCTGATTCTCCGGAGCGCCCTGGCTCTGGAGTGTAAGGTGGTGTGGTCGGAGGATTTAAATTGTGGTCAGATATATGGTGAGGTTAAAGTCTTAAATCCGTTTGTAGATTTTGGCTGCGCCACTGGGGAGGAAAAATAA